The following are encoded together in the Sphingomonas insulae genome:
- a CDS encoding sensor histidine kinase, producing MRLSVTARIALLSIGLALVSNLVLVGFVWKRTDAVVIGTVRRETIEQSDAMRSIFHVGGLPAVVEAIGHARAAGDTSLLIAVLDRHGARIAGTIPGGLDLPLTPSLFRIADLDSHRATGDIGYTLRPIGHYWLLTGRRLDLVEAERRAIEGALVVAVLLSLVLGIGAGLVLARYVGIRLNRIAAVIEAAGEGDLSRRVPVAPARRDAFDRLANQLNLMLGKLERLMVELRLVTDSLAHDLRSPLTRLRTKTEQAVLIADPATREAALGGLLAETDLVMRMLTMLIEISRSESVSRDRFILVEPAELVEEIAELYEPVAEEAGFVFTVAIDASAPAMLLHRELLSQAITNLIDNALKHASNGGRLTLRLVASPHEIAIQVEDRGIGIAEGDRAQALKRFGRLDAARTTPGAGLGMALIEAVARLHNGRFELADNAPGLIARIVLPA from the coding sequence ATGCGCCTGTCCGTCACCGCCCGCATCGCCCTGCTGTCGATCGGGTTGGCGCTCGTGTCGAACCTGGTGCTGGTCGGCTTCGTGTGGAAGCGGACCGACGCGGTGGTCATCGGCACCGTGCGGCGCGAGACGATCGAGCAATCCGATGCGATGCGGTCGATCTTCCACGTCGGCGGCCTGCCGGCGGTGGTCGAGGCGATCGGCCATGCCCGCGCGGCGGGTGACACCTCGCTCCTGATCGCGGTGCTGGATCGTCACGGCGCGCGGATCGCCGGCACGATCCCGGGCGGCCTGGACCTGCCGCTGACCCCCAGCCTGTTCCGCATCGCCGATCTCGATTCGCATCGTGCGACCGGCGACATCGGCTACACCCTGCGACCGATCGGGCATTATTGGCTGCTCACCGGCCGCCGGCTCGATCTGGTCGAGGCGGAACGGCGCGCGATCGAGGGCGCGCTGGTGGTGGCAGTGCTGCTGTCGCTGGTGCTCGGTATCGGCGCGGGCCTCGTGCTCGCCCGCTACGTCGGCATCCGCCTCAACCGCATCGCGGCGGTGATCGAGGCGGCGGGGGAGGGCGACCTGTCGCGCCGCGTCCCGGTTGCGCCGGCGCGCCGCGATGCGTTCGACCGTCTCGCCAACCAGCTCAACCTGATGCTCGGCAAGCTCGAACGGCTGATGGTCGAACTGCGCCTCGTCACCGACAGCCTGGCGCATGACCTGCGCTCGCCGCTGACCCGGCTGCGGACGAAGACCGAACAGGCGGTGCTGATCGCCGATCCCGCCACGCGCGAAGCGGCATTGGGCGGGCTGCTCGCGGAAACCGACCTCGTCATGCGGATGCTGACGATGTTGATCGAGATCAGCCGCTCCGAATCGGTGTCGCGCGACCGCTTCATCCTGGTCGAGCCTGCCGAACTGGTCGAGGAGATCGCCGAGCTCTACGAACCCGTCGCCGAAGAGGCCGGCTTCGTCTTCACCGTCGCCATCGACGCGTCGGCACCGGCGATGCTGCTGCACCGCGAATTGCTCAGCCAGGCGATTACCAACCTGATCGACAATGCGCTGAAGCACGCGTCGAACGGCGGGCGATTGACCCTCCGTCTGGTCGCCTCGCCGCACGAGATCGCGATCCAGGTCGAGGATCGCGGCATCGGCATCGCGGAGGGGGACCGGGCACAGGCGCTCAAGCGGTTCGGCCGCCTCGATGCCGCGCGGACCACGCCGGGGGCAGGGCTGGGCATGGCGCTGATCGAGGCGGTGGCGCGGCTGCACAACGGTCGCTTCGAACTGGCGGACAATGCGCCGGGACTGATCGCGCGGATCGTGCTGCCGGCCTGA
- a CDS encoding response regulator transcription factor: MSRKILIVEDDSSTAAYLAKGLSEAGYSVESARDGRDGLFLASEGIFDLVIADRMLPGLDGLSMVSAIRAAGIATPVLVLSALAAVDDRVDGLKAGADDYLCKPFSFAELSARIEALVRRSDRAATEPTKTRLAVGDLEIDLLARHVTRAGRSIPLGAREFNLLEFLARHAGQVVTRTMMLEKIWNYHFDPGSNVVDVHIGRLRRKLEDGFPSPILHTVRGAGYRLAADPA; encoded by the coding sequence GTGAGCCGCAAGATCCTGATCGTCGAGGATGACAGCTCGACCGCCGCCTACCTCGCCAAGGGCTTGTCCGAAGCCGGTTATTCCGTCGAATCGGCGCGCGACGGCCGCGACGGCCTGTTCCTTGCCAGCGAAGGGATCTTCGACCTCGTCATCGCCGATCGCATGCTGCCGGGCCTCGATGGCCTGTCGATGGTCAGCGCGATCCGGGCCGCGGGCATCGCGACGCCGGTTCTGGTCCTGTCCGCGCTCGCGGCGGTCGACGACCGCGTCGACGGGCTGAAGGCAGGCGCCGACGACTATCTGTGCAAGCCCTTTTCGTTCGCCGAACTGTCCGCCCGGATCGAGGCGCTCGTGCGCCGTTCCGATCGCGCCGCAACCGAGCCGACCAAGACCCGGCTGGCGGTCGGCGATCTGGAAATCGACCTGCTCGCCCGCCACGTTACCCGTGCGGGCCGCAGCATCCCGCTCGGCGCGCGCGAATTCAACCTGCTGGAATTTCTCGCGCGCCACGCTGGACAGGTCGTCACCCGCACGATGATGCTGGAGAAGATCTGGAACTATCATTTCGATCCGGGCAGCAACGTCGTCGACGTTCATATCGGCCGGTTGCGGCGCAAGCTGGAGGACGGCTTCCCCTCGCCGATCCTCCATACCGTGCGCGGTGCCGGATACCGGCTCGCGGCGGATCCAGCGTGA
- a CDS encoding adenylate kinase produces MNIILLGPPGAGKGTQAQRLMAERGMVQLSTGDMLRAAVKAGSPVGLQAKAVMEAGELVSDAIVSALIGERLDQGIAGGAIFDGYPRTAAQAEALDALLEERGLTLDHVIELEVDEAALIERVEGRYTCAKCGEGYHDRFKLPKVAGVCDVCGSTEFKRRPDDNAETVHTRMTEYRAKTAPILPIYQARGLVERVNGMADIDHVSQAIAGILDG; encoded by the coding sequence GTGAACATCATCCTTCTCGGGCCACCGGGGGCCGGCAAAGGCACCCAGGCGCAGCGGCTGATGGCCGAACGCGGGATGGTACAGCTGTCCACCGGGGACATGTTGCGCGCGGCGGTCAAGGCGGGCTCGCCCGTCGGCCTGCAGGCAAAGGCGGTCATGGAGGCCGGCGAGTTGGTCTCGGACGCTATCGTGTCTGCGCTGATCGGCGAGCGGCTGGACCAGGGCATCGCCGGCGGTGCGATCTTCGACGGCTATCCGCGCACCGCCGCACAGGCCGAGGCGCTCGATGCCTTGCTCGAGGAGCGCGGCCTGACGCTCGACCACGTCATCGAGCTCGAGGTCGACGAAGCCGCGCTGATCGAGCGGGTCGAGGGTCGCTATACCTGCGCCAAATGCGGCGAGGGCTATCACGATCGTTTCAAGCTGCCCAAGGTCGCCGGCGTCTGCGACGTCTGCGGCTCGACCGAGTTCAAGCGCCGGCCGGACGACAATGCGGAGACGGTCCACACGCGGATGACCGAATATCGGGCCAAGACCGCACCGATCTTGCCGATCTATCAGGCGCGCGGATTGGTCGAGCGCGTGAACGGCATGGCCGACATCGATCACGTGTCGCAGGCGATCGCCGGCATCCTCGACGGGTGA
- the secY gene encoding preprotein translocase subunit SecY: MASAADQMAQSISLAKFAQATDLKKRLWFTIGALIVFRLLSYVPLPGIDPTALNLLSERTTGGVLDFFNTFSGGSLSRMSLIALGVMPYITASIVVQLATSLSPQLAAIKKEGESGRKKLNQYTRYGTVALTAIQGYFIAVGLEALSATNGVAAVIEPGMTFRVAAVISLIGGTMFLMWLGEQITSRGIGNGVSLIIMAGIVAHLPTTLVNLLEGGRSGSIDAVRLIGIVIAVVALILFICFMERAQRRILIQYPKRQTQRGMQADRSHLPLKINTAGVIPPIFASSLLLMPLTISQFAGQRVAGESKWGDFIITLNQYLAHGQPVYMALYAAGIIFFSFFYTAVVFNPEETADNLKRYGGFIPGIRPGKNTETYFDYVLTRITVIGAAYLTIICLLPEYLVSALSIPFYLGGTSLLIVVNVTMDTVTQIQSHLLAHQYGDLIKKAKLKGGRLR; encoded by the coding sequence ATGGCATCCGCAGCCGACCAGATGGCGCAAAGCATCAGTCTCGCGAAATTCGCGCAGGCGACCGACCTCAAGAAGCGGCTGTGGTTCACGATCGGCGCGCTGATCGTCTTCCGCCTGCTCAGCTATGTGCCGCTGCCGGGCATCGACCCGACCGCACTCAACCTGTTGAGCGAGCGTACCACGGGCGGCGTGCTCGATTTCTTCAACACCTTCTCGGGCGGTTCGCTCAGCCGCATGTCGCTGATCGCATTGGGCGTGATGCCGTACATCACCGCCTCGATCGTCGTGCAACTCGCCACCTCGCTGTCGCCGCAGCTCGCCGCGATCAAGAAGGAAGGCGAATCGGGCCGCAAGAAGCTCAACCAGTACACGCGTTACGGCACCGTCGCGCTGACCGCGATCCAGGGCTATTTCATCGCCGTCGGACTGGAGGCGCTCAGCGCCACCAACGGCGTCGCCGCGGTGATCGAGCCGGGCATGACCTTTCGCGTCGCGGCGGTCATCAGCCTGATCGGCGGCACGATGTTCCTGATGTGGCTGGGCGAGCAGATCACCAGCCGCGGCATCGGCAACGGCGTCAGCCTCATCATCATGGCCGGCATCGTCGCGCATCTGCCGACGACGCTCGTCAACCTGCTGGAAGGCGGCCGTTCGGGATCGATCGACGCGGTCCGCCTGATCGGCATCGTCATCGCGGTGGTCGCGCTGATCCTGTTCATCTGTTTCATGGAGCGCGCCCAGCGCCGCATCCTGATCCAATATCCCAAGCGTCAGACGCAGCGCGGCATGCAGGCGGATCGCAGCCATCTGCCGCTCAAGATCAACACTGCGGGCGTGATCCCGCCGATCTTCGCCTCGTCGCTGCTGCTGATGCCGCTCACCATCTCGCAGTTCGCCGGCCAGCGCGTCGCGGGCGAATCGAAGTGGGGCGATTTCATCATCACCCTCAACCAGTATCTTGCGCACGGGCAGCCGGTGTACATGGCGCTCTATGCCGCCGGCATCATCTTCTTCTCGTTCTTCTACACCGCCGTGGTGTTCAATCCGGAAGAGACCGCCGACAATCTGAAGCGCTACGGCGGCTTCATTCCCGGCATCCGCCCGGGCAAGAATACCGAGACGTATTTCGATTACGTGCTGACCCGCATCACGGTCATCGGTGCCGCCTATCTGACGATCATCTGCCTGTTGCCGGAATATCTGGTGTCGGCGCTGTCGATACCCTTCTACCTTGGCGGCACTAGCCTGTTGATCGTCGTCAACGTAACGATGGACACCGTGACGCAGATTCAGAGCCACCTGCTGGCGCACCAATATGGTGACCTCATCAAGAAGGCGAAGCTGAAGGGCGGCCGTCTCCGCTGA
- the rplO gene encoding 50S ribosomal protein L15 has product MKLNELRDNQGARKSKIRVGRGIGSGKGKTGGRGQKGQKSREGVSIAGFEGGQMPLHMRLPKRGFNNIFAKDYAEVNTGAIQKAIDAGKLSAEGTIDQAALKAAGLVRGGKDGVRLLAKGELTTRLSFHVAGASAGAKAQVEKTGGSLDIPVVVPAAEKAAAKKGVQYKARQEKKASFKA; this is encoded by the coding sequence ATGAAGCTCAACGAACTCCGCGACAACCAGGGCGCCCGCAAGTCCAAGATCCGCGTCGGACGCGGTATCGGTTCGGGCAAGGGCAAGACCGGCGGCCGCGGCCAGAAGGGTCAGAAGAGCCGCGAGGGCGTCAGCATCGCCGGCTTCGAGGGCGGTCAGATGCCGCTCCACATGCGTCTGCCGAAGCGTGGCTTTAACAACATCTTCGCCAAGGATTATGCCGAGGTGAACACCGGCGCGATCCAGAAGGCGATCGATGCGGGCAAGCTGTCGGCCGAGGGCACGATCGATCAGGCGGCGCTGAAGGCGGCCGGCCTGGTCCGTGGCGGCAAGGACGGTGTCCGTCTGCTCGCCAAGGGCGAACTGACCACCAGGCTGTCCTTCCACGTTGCCGGCGCGTCGGCCGGTGCGAAGGCGCAGGTCGAGAAGACCGGCGGTTCGCTCGATATCCCGGTCGTCGTTCCTGCCGCGGAAAAGGCCGCCGCCAAGAAGGGCGTGCAGTATAAGGCCCGCCAGGAAAAGAAGGCGTCGTTCAAGGCGTAG
- the rpmD gene encoding 50S ribosomal protein L30, whose product MATIKIKQTGSPIRRTKDQRATLIGLGLNKMHKVSELEDSPEVRGMIRKVQHMVEVQG is encoded by the coding sequence ATGGCGACTATCAAGATCAAGCAGACCGGTTCGCCGATCCGCCGGACCAAGGACCAGCGCGCGACGCTGATCGGTCTCGGCCTCAACAAGATGCACAAGGTCTCGGAGCTGGAAGACAGCCCCGAGGTCCGCGGGATGATCCGCAAGGTGCAGCACATGGTCGAGGTGCAGGGCTAA
- the rpsE gene encoding 30S ribosomal protein S5, which produces MADENNVQPAAAEGAPQEAQTQAPQGGQQGGYGAPGGGRGGPRGGRGGGGGGRGPGGPGGNRGGRDGGRGRDGRGGRPGQDDGGEELIEKLVHINRVSKTVKGGKRFGFAALVVVGDGKGRVGFGHGKAREVPEAISKATAAAKKAMVRVPLKDGRTLHHDGNGHFGAGRVTLRSAPQGTGIIAGGPMRAIFESLGVADVVTKSIGTSNPYNMIRATFEALGEQTSPKSVAQRRGKKIADLIGRGGSQTAEADAAAVVE; this is translated from the coding sequence ATGGCTGACGAGAACAACGTGCAGCCGGCAGCGGCTGAAGGCGCTCCCCAGGAAGCGCAGACGCAGGCGCCCCAGGGTGGCCAGCAGGGCGGCTACGGCGCACCGGGTGGTGGTCGTGGCGGTCCCCGCGGCGGTCGTGGTGGCGGCGGTGGCGGTCGCGGTCCGGGTGGCCCCGGCGGCAATCGCGGCGGTCGCGATGGCGGTCGCGGTCGTGACGGCCGTGGCGGTCGTCCCGGTCAGGACGACGGCGGCGAAGAGCTGATCGAAAAGCTGGTCCACATCAACCGCGTGTCGAAGACGGTGAAGGGCGGCAAGCGCTTCGGCTTCGCGGCGCTGGTCGTCGTGGGCGACGGCAAGGGTCGCGTCGGCTTCGGCCACGGCAAGGCGCGCGAAGTGCCGGAAGCCATCTCCAAGGCCACTGCGGCTGCGAAGAAGGCGATGGTCCGCGTGCCGCTGAAGGACGGTCGCACGCTGCATCATGACGGCAACGGCCATTTCGGTGCCGGTCGCGTGACGCTCCGTTCGGCGCCGCAGGGCACCGGCATCATCGCGGGTGGCCCGATGCGCGCCATCTTCGAATCGCTCGGCGTGGCCGACGTGGTGACGAAGTCGATCGGCACGTCCAATCCCTACAACATGATCCGCGCCACGTTCGAGGCACTGGGTGAGCAGACTTCGCCGAAGTCGGTCGCACAGCGTCGTGGCAAGAAGATCGCCGACCTGATCGGCCGCGGTGGTTCGCAGACCGCCGAGGCGGATGCTGCGGCCGTCGTGGAGTAA
- the rplR gene encoding 50S ribosomal protein L18, with protein sequence MTKGLSLFAKRRRRNRTALKARAGTRPRLSIHRSGKHIYAQVIDDVAGKTVASASTLEKDVRDQSGANIAAATAVGTRVAEKAKEAGVTQVVFDRGGFLYHGRVKALAEAAREAGLEF encoded by the coding sequence ATGACCAAGGGTCTCTCTCTTTTCGCGAAGCGCCGTCGGCGCAATCGTACCGCGCTGAAGGCGCGGGCCGGCACCCGTCCGCGGTTGTCGATCCATCGTTCGGGCAAGCACATCTATGCCCAGGTCATCGACGACGTCGCCGGCAAGACCGTCGCGTCGGCATCGACGCTGGAAAAGGACGTGCGCGACCAGTCGGGCGCCAACATCGCGGCAGCGACCGCGGTCGGTACCCGCGTGGCGGAAAAGGCCAAGGAAGCGGGCGTGACGCAGGTCGTGTTCGATCGTGGCGGCTTCCTCTATCACGGTCGTGTCAAGGCGCTGGCCGAGGCCGCGCGTGAAGCCGGATTGGAGTTCTAA
- the rplF gene encoding 50S ribosomal protein L6 has protein sequence MSRIGKKPVPVPAGVTPSIDKGIISVKGPKGTLTMPMRDEISYTIEDGGISVQPANDTKRARAFWGMQRTMVQNLVTGVTDGFTKKLLITGVGYRAAAQGKTLKLQLGYSHDVNIAVPEGIEVKTPDATTVEISGSDKQKVGQLAAEIRQWRKPEPYKGKGIKYDGEFIFRKEGKKK, from the coding sequence ATGAGCCGCATCGGTAAGAAGCCGGTTCCCGTACCGGCCGGCGTGACGCCGTCGATCGACAAGGGCATCATCAGCGTGAAGGGTCCCAAGGGCACCCTCACGATGCCGATGCGCGACGAGATCAGCTACACGATCGAGGACGGCGGCATTTCGGTGCAGCCGGCCAACGACACCAAGCGCGCCCGTGCCTTCTGGGGCATGCAGCGTACGATGGTGCAGAACCTGGTGACGGGCGTCACCGACGGCTTCACCAAGAAGCTGCTCATCACCGGCGTCGGCTATCGCGCCGCGGCACAGGGCAAGACGCTCAAGCTGCAGCTCGGCTACAGCCACGACGTCAACATCGCGGTGCCGGAAGGCATCGAGGTGAAGACGCCGGACGCCACGACCGTCGAGATCAGCGGTTCCGACAAGCAGAAGGTCGGCCAGCTGGCCGCCGAGATTCGTCAGTGGCGCAAGCCCGAGCCGTACAAGGGCAAGGGCATCAAGTACGACGGCGAGTTCATCTTCCGCAAGGAAGGGAAGAAGAAGTAA
- the rpsH gene encoding 30S ribosomal protein S8, producing the protein MALTDPLGDLLTRIRNGQRAKKDSVLSPSSKLRIRVLDVLQREGYIRGYSDEQMGPAAGVRIELKYFEGQPAIKHVARVSKPGRRVYSGSQELPRVRNGLGITIVSTPRGVLSDAEAREQNVGGEVLAEVF; encoded by the coding sequence ATGGCATTGACCGATCCCCTGGGTGATTTGCTCACCCGCATCCGCAACGGCCAGCGTGCGAAGAAGGACTCCGTCCTCTCGCCGTCGTCGAAGCTCCGCATCCGCGTCCTCGACGTGCTCCAGCGCGAAGGCTACATCCGTGGCTACAGCGACGAGCAGATGGGTCCGGCAGCGGGCGTCCGCATCGAGCTGAAGTATTTCGAGGGCCAGCCGGCGATCAAGCACGTCGCTCGCGTCTCGAAGCCCGGCCGCCGCGTCTATTCCGGTTCGCAGGAACTGCCGCGCGTCCGCAACGGCCTCGGCATCACCATCGTCTCGACGCCTCGCGGTGTTCTGTCCGACGCGGAAGCGCGCGAACAGAACGTCGGCGGCGAAGTCCTTGCGGAGGTCTTCTGA
- the rpsN gene encoding 30S ribosomal protein S14 yields MAKLSSINKNERRKKLVKQYAPKLAKLKAMANDQSLDESERLIARLKMAELPRNSNPTRIRNRCEITGRPRAYYRKFRLARVMLRDLANKGMIPGLTKSSW; encoded by the coding sequence ATGGCGAAACTGAGTTCGATCAACAAGAATGAGCGTCGCAAGAAGCTTGTGAAGCAATATGCTCCCAAGCTGGCGAAGCTGAAGGCGATGGCCAACGACCAGAGCCTCGACGAGAGCGAGCGTCTGATCGCGCGCCTCAAGATGGCGGAACTGCCGCGCAACTCGAACCCGACCCGTATCCGCAACCGTTGCGAGATCACCGGTCGTCCGCGCGCTTACTACCGCAAGTTCCGTCTCGCTCGCGTGATGCTTCGTGATCTGGCCAACAAGGGCATGATCCCGGGCCTGACGAAGTCGAGCTGGTAA
- the rplE gene encoding 50S ribosomal protein L5, giving the protein MADAVYKPRMKGIYEEIIIKAMVEKFGYKNVNEIPRIDKIVLNMGVGEATQDKKRVDQAASEMELIAGQKPVITKAKKSIAQFKLREGMPIGVKVTLRRERMYEFLDRFITIALPRVRDFRGLNPKSFDGRGNYACGIKEQIVFPEINYDRIDKVRGMDVIVTTTAKTDDEARELLRLFGFPFPQPEADEQKQAA; this is encoded by the coding sequence ATGGCTGATGCAGTCTACAAGCCCCGCATGAAGGGCATCTACGAAGAGATCATCATCAAGGCGATGGTCGAGAAGTTCGGCTACAAGAACGTCAACGAGATCCCGCGCATCGACAAGATCGTCCTGAACATGGGCGTCGGCGAGGCGACCCAGGACAAGAAGCGCGTCGACCAGGCTGCTTCCGAAATGGAACTGATCGCGGGCCAGAAGCCGGTGATCACCAAGGCGAAGAAGTCGATCGCGCAGTTCAAGCTGCGCGAGGGTATGCCGATCGGCGTGAAGGTCACCCTTCGCCGCGAGCGCATGTACGAATTCCTCGACCGTTTCATCACGATCGCGCTTCCCCGCGTCCGCGATTTCCGCGGGCTCAACCCGAAGAGCTTCGACGGCCGTGGCAACTATGCCTGCGGCATCAAGGAGCAGATCGTGTTTCCCGAGATCAACTATGACCGCATCGACAAGGTGCGCGGCATGGACGTGATCGTCACCACCACCGCGAAGACCGACGACGAGGCGCGCGAGCTGCTCCGTCTGTTCGGCTTCCCGTTCCCGCAGCCCGAGGCTGACGAGCAGAAGCAGGCTGCGTGA
- the rplX gene encoding 50S ribosomal protein L24 → MAAAKIKKGDRVVVLSGKDKGKTGTVTLAMPKDGKVVVEGVNIATRHKKPTQANPQGGLEKVEAPMHISKVAHVTADGKPTRVRFETQDGKKVRVAVKTGDKIDG, encoded by the coding sequence ATGGCCGCCGCGAAGATCAAAAAGGGTGACCGCGTCGTCGTTCTGTCCGGCAAGGACAAGGGCAAGACCGGCACCGTGACGCTGGCGATGCCGAAGGACGGCAAGGTCGTGGTCGAGGGCGTGAACATCGCCACCCGCCACAAGAAGCCGACGCAGGCGAACCCGCAGGGCGGCCTCGAGAAGGTCGAGGCGCCGATGCACATCTCGAAGGTTGCGCACGTGACCGCCGACGGCAAGCCCACCCGCGTCCGTTTCGAGACGCAGGACGGCAAGAAGGTCCGCGTGGCCGTCAAGACCGGAGACAAGATCGATGGCTGA
- the rplN gene encoding 50S ribosomal protein L14: MIQMQSNLDVADNSGAKRVQCIKVLGGSKRRTASVGDIIVVSIKEAQPRGKVKKGDVHRAVIVRTAKDIHRADGSTIRFDGNAAVLVNKNEEPIGTRIFGPVVRELRGKKHMKIISLAPEVL, translated from the coding sequence ATGATCCAGATGCAATCCAATCTCGACGTCGCAGACAACAGCGGCGCGAAGCGGGTGCAGTGCATCAAGGTGCTGGGCGGCTCGAAGCGTCGCACGGCATCGGTCGGCGACATCATCGTCGTCAGCATCAAGGAAGCACAGCCCCGCGGCAAGGTGAAGAAGGGTGACGTGCACCGCGCCGTCATCGTCCGCACCGCCAAGGACATCCACCGTGCCGATGGCTCGACCATCCGCTTCGACGGCAACGCCGCCGTCCTGGTCAACAAGAACGAGGAGCCGATCGGCACCCGTATCTTCGGCCCGGTCGTGCGCGAGCTGCGTGGCAAGAAGCACATGAAGATCATCTCTCTCGCGCCCGAGGTGCTGTAA
- the rpsQ gene encoding 30S ribosomal protein S17 — MPKRVLTGLIVSDKGDKTVVVNVERKVKHPLYGKIIRRSKKYHAHDEANEYKQGETVRIEETAPISKLKTWKVVDRVNTHATPERVDVDA; from the coding sequence ATGCCTAAGCGCGTGCTGACCGGGCTGATCGTCTCCGACAAGGGCGACAAGACGGTGGTTGTGAATGTCGAGCGTAAGGTGAAGCACCCGCTCTACGGCAAGATCATCCGTCGTTCGAAGAAGTACCACGCCCATGACGAGGCGAACGAGTACAAGCAGGGCGAGACCGTGCGCATCGAAGAGACTGCGCCGATCTCGAAGCTGAAGACCTGGAAGGTCGTCGATCGGGTGAATACCCATGCGACGCCCGAACGGGTCGACGTCGACGCATAA
- the rpmC gene encoding 50S ribosomal protein L29 encodes MAKTDFVSQSDDQLSENLGQLKREQFNLRFQAATNQLEKPSRVKEVRRDIARIKTLQAQRTSAAAAK; translated from the coding sequence ATGGCAAAGACCGATTTCGTCAGCCAGAGCGACGATCAGCTGTCCGAGAACCTCGGCCAGCTGAAGCGCGAGCAGTTCAACCTCCGCTTCCAGGCGGCGACGAACCAGCTCGAGAAGCCGAGCCGCGTCAAGGAAGTCCGTCGCGACATCGCGCGGATCAAGACCCTCCAGGCGCAGCGCACCAGCGCCGCGGCTGCCAAGTAA
- the rplP gene encoding 50S ribosomal protein L16 — MLQPKKTKFRKAFKGRIHGDAKGGTSLNFGSYGLKAMEPERITARQIEAARRAITRHIKRQGRLWIRIFPDVPVSSKPAEVRMGSGKGSPEFWAARVKPGRILFELDGVEGKIAAEAFERAAMKLPIKVKVVARLGDTSHLGGE; from the coding sequence ATGCTGCAACCGAAAAAGACCAAGTTCCGCAAGGCCTTCAAGGGCCGCATCCATGGTGACGCCAAGGGTGGCACCAGCCTCAACTTCGGCTCGTACGGCCTGAAGGCGATGGAGCCGGAGCGGATCACCGCACGGCAGATCGAGGCGGCCCGCCGCGCGATCACGCGTCACATCAAGCGCCAGGGGCGTTTGTGGATCCGCATCTTCCCGGACGTGCCCGTCTCGTCGAAGCCGGCCGAAGTCCGCATGGGCTCGGGCAAGGGTTCGCCGGAATTCTGGGCCGCCCGCGTCAAGCCGGGCCGGATCCTGTTCGAGCTCGACGGCGTCGAAGGCAAGATCGCTGCTGAGGCGTTCGAGCGTGCCGCGATGAAGCTGCCGATCAAGGTCAAGGTCGTTGCCCGCCTTGGCGACACCAGCCACCTCGGAGGCGAATAA
- the rpsC gene encoding 30S ribosomal protein S3 → MGHKSNPIGMRLQINRTWDSRWFAEGHDYGQLLLEDLKIRAFIMKTLPQAAISKVVIERPAKLCRISIFAARPGVIIGKKGSDIEKLRKTIGAMTKSDVSLNIVEIRKPEIDAKLVAQGIADQLERRIAFRRAMKRAVQSAMRLGADGIRVACGGRLGGAEIARSESYREGRVPLHTLRANIDYAEAQAHTSYGVCGVKVWVFKGEILGHDPMAQDRLMMEAQTSGVRPARDDRR, encoded by the coding sequence ATGGGTCACAAGAGCAACCCCATCGGCATGCGGCTCCAGATCAACCGGACCTGGGACAGCCGCTGGTTCGCCGAGGGCCATGATTATGGTCAGCTGCTGCTGGAGGATTTGAAGATCCGCGCCTTCATCATGAAGACGTTGCCGCAGGCCGCCATCTCCAAGGTCGTCATCGAGCGTCCGGCCAAGCTGTGCCGCATCTCGATCTTCGCTGCCCGTCCCGGTGTCATCATCGGCAAGAAGGGCTCGGACATCGAGAAGCTGCGCAAGACGATCGGCGCGATGACCAAGTCCGACGTGTCGCTGAACATCGTCGAGATCCGCAAGCCGGAAATCGATGCCAAGCTCGTCGCGCAGGGCATCGCCGACCAGCTTGAGCGTCGTATCGCCTTCCGCCGCGCCATGAAGCGTGCGGTGCAGTCGGCGATGCGCCTGGGTGCCGACGGCATCCGCGTCGCCTGCGGCGGCCGCCTCGGCGGCGCCGAGATCGCACGTTCGGAAAGCTATCGCGAAGGTCGGGTTCCGCTGCACACGCTGCGCGCGAACATCGACTATGCCGAGGCCCAGGCCCACACGTCCTATGGCGTGTGCGGCGTGAAGGTCTGGGTCTTCAAGGGCGAGATCCTCGGCCATGACCCGATGGCGCAGGACCGGTTGATGATGGAAGCACAGACTTCCGGCGTCCGTCCGGCCCGCGACGACCGTCGTTAA